One window of Rhinolophus ferrumequinum isolate MPI-CBG mRhiFer1 chromosome 26, mRhiFer1_v1.p, whole genome shotgun sequence genomic DNA carries:
- the ZYX gene encoding zyxin: MAAPRPSPAISVSVSAPAFYAPQKKFAPVVAPKPKVNPFRPGDSEPLPAAGAQRAQMGRVGEIPLPPPEDFPLPPPPLLGDGDDAEGTLGGAFPPPPPPIEEPFPPAPLEEEIFPSPPPPLEEEGGHEAPSPLPPQPREKVSSIDLEIDSLSSLLDDMTRNDPFKARVSSGYVPPPVTTPFISKTSTKPATGGTAPLPPWKAPSSPQPVPQAQPPSQALFHVQPQPQPAAKPQVQLHVQPQPQPVPLANSQPRGPPAPPPAPKFSPMTPKFTPVASKFSPGAPGGPGSQPSQKLGPPQAPSSTGTGSPQSPSFTYAQQREKPRVQEKQHPVPPPAQNQNQVRSPGAPGPLTLKEVEELEQLTQQLMEDMEHPQKQNVAVSESCGRCHQPLARAQPAVRALGQLFHITCFTCHQCEHQLQGQQFYSLEGAPYCEGCYTDTLEKCNTCGQPITDRMLRATGKAYHPQCFTCVVCACPLEGTSFIVDQANRPHCVPDYHKQYAPRCSVCAEPIMPEPGREETVRVVALDKNFHMKCYKCEDCGKALSIEADDNGCFPLDGHVLCRKCHTARAQT, translated from the exons ATGGCGGCCCCCCGCCCGTCTCCCGCGATCTCCGTCTCGGTCTCGGCTCCGGCTTTTTACGCCCCGCAGAAGAAGTTCGCCCCGGTGGTGGCCCCAAAGCCCAAAGTGAATCCTTTCCGGCCCGGAGACAGCGAGCCTCTCCCGGCCGCCGGGGCCCAGCGCGCACAGATGGGCCGGGTGGGCGAGATCCCCCTGCCGCCCCCGGAAG ACTTtcccttacccccacctcccctccttgGGGATGGCGACGATGCGGAGGGCACCCTGGGAGGTGCCTTtccaccgccccctcccccgaTCGAGGAACCGTTTCCCCCTGCACCTCTGGAGGAGGAGATCTTTCCTTCCCCGCCGCCTCcgctggaggaggagggagggcatgAGGCCCCCAGTCCCCTCCCACCACAG CCCAGGGAGAAGGTGAGCAGTATTGATCTGGAGATAGACTCTTTGTCCTCGCTGCTGGATGACATGACCAGGAATGATCCCTTCAAAGCCCGG GTGTCATCTGGATATGTACCCCCACCGGTCACCACTCCATTCATTTCCAAGACCAGTACTAAGCCTGCAACTGGGGGCACAGCACCCCTGCCTCCTTGGAAggccccctccagcccccagcctgTGCCCCAGGCTCAGCCTCctagccaggcactgttccatgtacagccccagccccagcccgcaGCCAAACCTCAGGTCCAGCTCCAtgtccagccccagccccagcctgtgcCTTTGGCTAACAGTCAGCCTCGaggtcccccagccccacctccagcccctaaGTTTTCTCCAATGACTCCCAAGTTTACTCCTGTGGCTTCTAAGTTCAGCCCTGGAGCCCCAGGTGGACCCGGGTCACAGCCCAGTCAAAAACTGGGGCCCCCTCAAGCTCCCTCTTCCACTGGCACAGGCTCCCCTCAGTCCCCCAGCTTCACCTATGCTCAGCAGAGGGAGAAGCCCCGAGTGCAAGAGAAGCAGCACCCAGTGCCCCCACCGGCTCAGAACCAAAACCAg GTGCGCTCCCCTGGGGCTCCAGGACCTCTGACTCTGAAGGAGGTGGAAGAGCTGGAACAGCTGACCCAGCAGCTGATGGAGGACATGGAACATCCTCAGAAGCAGAACGTGGCCGTCAGTG AGTCCTGTGGCCGGTGTCACCAGCCCCTGGCACGTGCACAGCCTGCAGTTCGTGCTCTGGGGCAGCTGTTCCACATCACCTGCTTTACCTGTCACCAGTGTGAGCATCAGCTGCAAGGACAGCAGTTCTACAGCCTGGAGGGGGCGCCCTACTGTGAGGGCTGCTATACT GACACCCTGGAGAAGTGCAACACCTGTGGGCAGCCCATCACTGACCGCATGCTGAGGGCCACAGGCAAAGCCTACCACCCGCAGTGCTTCACCTGTGTGGTCTGTGCCTGCCCCCTGGAGGGTACCTCCTTCATTGTGGACCAGGCCAACCGGCCCCACTGCGTCCCTGACTACCACAA GCAGTACGCGCCCAGGTGCTCTGTCTGTGCTGAGCCCATCATGCCTGAGCCTGGCCGCGAGGAGACTGTGCGCGTGGTCGCTCTGGATAAGAACTTTCACATGAAGTGCTACAAGTGTGAG GACTGTGGGAAGGCGCTGTCCATTGAGGCGGACGACAATGGCTGCTTCCCCCTGGACGGCCACGTGCTCTGCCGGAAGTGCCACACTGCCAGAGCCCAGACCTGA
- the FAM131B gene encoding protein FAM131B isoform X1 produces the protein MGCIGSRTVGNEVIAVGWKGLKDVDQINMDSTSSLHGSSLHRPSTEQTRTDFSWDGINLSMEDTTSILPKLKRNSNAYGIGALAKSSFSGISRSMKDHVTKPTAMGQGRVAHMIEWQGWGKAPAIQPQHSHEAVRRDTDAYSDLSDGEKEARFLAGVMEQFAISEATLMAWSSMDGEDMSVNSAQEPLGCNYSDNYQELMESQDALVQAPMDGWPHSYVSQGMYCLGSSDAWEASDQSLIASPATGSYLGPAFDDSQPSLHEMGPSQPASGYCAQEPPPLLGGDTDWAPGVGGVDLARGPAEEEKRPLAPEEEEDAGCRDLESLSPREDPEISTALSRKVSDVTSSGVQSFDEEEGEANN, from the exons ATGGGCTGCATCGGCTCCCGGACCGTGG GGAATGAAGTGATTGCAGTGGGTTGGAAGGGCCTGAAGGATGTCGACCAAATCAACATGGACAGCACCAGCTCACTGCACGGGAGCAGCCTCCACCGGCCATCCACTGAG CAAACCCGAACCGACTTCTCCTGGGATGGCATCAAT CTCTCCATGGAGGATACCACTTCCATTCTTCCGAAGCTTAAGCGAAACTCGAACGCCTATGGCATTGGGGCCCTGGCCAAGTCATCGTTCTCAG GGATTTCAAGAAGCATGAAGGACCACGTGACAAAGCCCACAGCCATGGGGCAAGGCCGAGTGGCCCACATGAttgagtggcagggctgggggaaggcACCGGCCATTCAGCCGCAACACAGCCACGAGGCCGTGCGCAGGGATACGGATGCCTACTCGGACCTCAGCGACGGCGAGAAGGAGGCACGTTTCCTTGCAG GTGTCATGGAACAGTTTGCCATCTCTGAGGCCACACTCATGGCCTGGTCTTCCATGGATGGTGAGGACATGAGTGTCAACTCTGCCCAGGAGCCACTGGGCTGCAACTACAGTGACAACTACCAGGAGTTGATGGAGAGTCAGG ATGCCCTCGTCCAAGCCCCCATGGATGGCTGGCCTCACTCCTACGTGTCCCAGGGCATGTACTGTCTGGGGTCATCTGATGCCTGGGAAGCAAGTGACCAGTCCCTCATTGCCTCTCCAGCTACAGGATCCTACCTTGGCCCAGCATTTGATGACTCACAGCCCAGCTTGCATGAAATGGGGCCTTCCCAACCTGCTTCCGGGTACTGTGCTCAGGAGCCTCCTCCTTTGCTGGGGGGAGACACTGACTGGGCTCCGGGGGTGGGCGGCGTGGATCTGGCAAGGGGCCCTGCCGAGGAGGAGAAGAGGCCATTGGCCCCCGAGGAGGAAGAGGATGCAGGATGCCGGGACCTGGAGTCACTTTCCCCACGAGAAGACCCTGAGATATCCACTGCTCTCAGCCGGAAGGTGTCCGACGTCACATCCTCCGGTGTGCAGTCCTTTGATGAAGAAGAGGGCGAGGCTAACAACTAG
- the FAM131B gene encoding protein FAM131B isoform X2, with translation MGCIGSRTVGNEVIAVGWKGLKDVDQINMDSTSSLHGSSLHRPSTELSMEDTTSILPKLKRNSNAYGIGALAKSSFSGISRSMKDHVTKPTAMGQGRVAHMIEWQGWGKAPAIQPQHSHEAVRRDTDAYSDLSDGEKEARFLAGVMEQFAISEATLMAWSSMDGEDMSVNSAQEPLGCNYSDNYQELMESQDALVQAPMDGWPHSYVSQGMYCLGSSDAWEASDQSLIASPATGSYLGPAFDDSQPSLHEMGPSQPASGYCAQEPPPLLGGDTDWAPGVGGVDLARGPAEEEKRPLAPEEEEDAGCRDLESLSPREDPEISTALSRKVSDVTSSGVQSFDEEEGEANN, from the exons ATGGGCTGCATCGGCTCCCGGACCGTGG GGAATGAAGTGATTGCAGTGGGTTGGAAGGGCCTGAAGGATGTCGACCAAATCAACATGGACAGCACCAGCTCACTGCACGGGAGCAGCCTCCACCGGCCATCCACTGAG CTCTCCATGGAGGATACCACTTCCATTCTTCCGAAGCTTAAGCGAAACTCGAACGCCTATGGCATTGGGGCCCTGGCCAAGTCATCGTTCTCAG GGATTTCAAGAAGCATGAAGGACCACGTGACAAAGCCCACAGCCATGGGGCAAGGCCGAGTGGCCCACATGAttgagtggcagggctgggggaaggcACCGGCCATTCAGCCGCAACACAGCCACGAGGCCGTGCGCAGGGATACGGATGCCTACTCGGACCTCAGCGACGGCGAGAAGGAGGCACGTTTCCTTGCAG GTGTCATGGAACAGTTTGCCATCTCTGAGGCCACACTCATGGCCTGGTCTTCCATGGATGGTGAGGACATGAGTGTCAACTCTGCCCAGGAGCCACTGGGCTGCAACTACAGTGACAACTACCAGGAGTTGATGGAGAGTCAGG ATGCCCTCGTCCAAGCCCCCATGGATGGCTGGCCTCACTCCTACGTGTCCCAGGGCATGTACTGTCTGGGGTCATCTGATGCCTGGGAAGCAAGTGACCAGTCCCTCATTGCCTCTCCAGCTACAGGATCCTACCTTGGCCCAGCATTTGATGACTCACAGCCCAGCTTGCATGAAATGGGGCCTTCCCAACCTGCTTCCGGGTACTGTGCTCAGGAGCCTCCTCCTTTGCTGGGGGGAGACACTGACTGGGCTCCGGGGGTGGGCGGCGTGGATCTGGCAAGGGGCCCTGCCGAGGAGGAGAAGAGGCCATTGGCCCCCGAGGAGGAAGAGGATGCAGGATGCCGGGACCTGGAGTCACTTTCCCCACGAGAAGACCCTGAGATATCCACTGCTCTCAGCCGGAAGGTGTCCGACGTCACATCCTCCGGTGTGCAGTCCTTTGATGAAGAAGAGGGCGAGGCTAACAACTAG
- the FAM131B gene encoding protein FAM131B isoform X3 — protein MDSTSSLHGSSLHRPSTEQTRTDFSWDGINLSMEDTTSILPKLKRNSNAYGIGALAKSSFSGISRSMKDHVTKPTAMGQGRVAHMIEWQGWGKAPAIQPQHSHEAVRRDTDAYSDLSDGEKEARFLAGVMEQFAISEATLMAWSSMDGEDMSVNSAQEPLGCNYSDNYQELMESQDALVQAPMDGWPHSYVSQGMYCLGSSDAWEASDQSLIASPATGSYLGPAFDDSQPSLHEMGPSQPASGYCAQEPPPLLGGDTDWAPGVGGVDLARGPAEEEKRPLAPEEEEDAGCRDLESLSPREDPEISTALSRKVSDVTSSGVQSFDEEEGEANN, from the exons ATGGACAGCACCAGCTCACTGCACGGGAGCAGCCTCCACCGGCCATCCACTGAG CAAACCCGAACCGACTTCTCCTGGGATGGCATCAAT CTCTCCATGGAGGATACCACTTCCATTCTTCCGAAGCTTAAGCGAAACTCGAACGCCTATGGCATTGGGGCCCTGGCCAAGTCATCGTTCTCAG GGATTTCAAGAAGCATGAAGGACCACGTGACAAAGCCCACAGCCATGGGGCAAGGCCGAGTGGCCCACATGAttgagtggcagggctgggggaaggcACCGGCCATTCAGCCGCAACACAGCCACGAGGCCGTGCGCAGGGATACGGATGCCTACTCGGACCTCAGCGACGGCGAGAAGGAGGCACGTTTCCTTGCAG GTGTCATGGAACAGTTTGCCATCTCTGAGGCCACACTCATGGCCTGGTCTTCCATGGATGGTGAGGACATGAGTGTCAACTCTGCCCAGGAGCCACTGGGCTGCAACTACAGTGACAACTACCAGGAGTTGATGGAGAGTCAGG ATGCCCTCGTCCAAGCCCCCATGGATGGCTGGCCTCACTCCTACGTGTCCCAGGGCATGTACTGTCTGGGGTCATCTGATGCCTGGGAAGCAAGTGACCAGTCCCTCATTGCCTCTCCAGCTACAGGATCCTACCTTGGCCCAGCATTTGATGACTCACAGCCCAGCTTGCATGAAATGGGGCCTTCCCAACCTGCTTCCGGGTACTGTGCTCAGGAGCCTCCTCCTTTGCTGGGGGGAGACACTGACTGGGCTCCGGGGGTGGGCGGCGTGGATCTGGCAAGGGGCCCTGCCGAGGAGGAGAAGAGGCCATTGGCCCCCGAGGAGGAAGAGGATGCAGGATGCCGGGACCTGGAGTCACTTTCCCCACGAGAAGACCCTGAGATATCCACTGCTCTCAGCCGGAAGGTGTCCGACGTCACATCCTCCGGTGTGCAGTCCTTTGATGAAGAAGAGGGCGAGGCTAACAACTAG